The Salvelinus sp. IW2-2015 unplaced genomic scaffold, ASM291031v2 Un_scaffold2299, whole genome shotgun sequence genome has a window encoding:
- the LOC139025143 gene encoding exportin-5-like → MELRSVMTQIPSINLEALDQYDQRLLEPTSTQKVGEKKRKDQFKKLITGTVGKALGQQFKKEVHIRXLPSLFKKPKLEKRDIVEXSETGSLAALFSPTQNDI, encoded by the exons ATGGAGCTAAGGAGTGTGATGACTCAGATCCCCAGCATCAatctggaggctctggaccagtACGACCAGCGGCTACTGGAGCCCACCTCCACCCAGAAggtgggagagaagaagaggaaggaccAGTTCAAGAAGCTCATCACCGGCACCGTGGGG AAAGCTCTGGGCCAGCAGTTTAAAAAGGAGGTACATATCAGAMATCTCCCATCTCTCTTTAAGAAGCCCAAGCTGGAGAAAAGGGACATTGTGGAGSCCAGTGAGACTGGATCTCTAGCAGCTCTCTTCTCCCCAACACAGAACGACATCTAG